In Oryctolagus cuniculus chromosome X, mOryCun1.1, whole genome shotgun sequence, a single window of DNA contains:
- the LOC100340438 gene encoding histone H4-like yields MSGRSKGGKGLGKGGAKRHCKVLRDNIQGITKPAICHLARRGGIKCISGIIYKETHGVLKVFLENVIHDAVTYTEHAKCKTVMAMDMVYTLKCQGRTLYGFSS; encoded by the coding sequence ATGTCTGGACGCAGCAAGGGTGGGAAGGGCCTAGGCAAGGGCGGTGCCAAGCGCCACTGCAAGGTGCTGCGAGACAACATCCAGGGCATCACCAAGCCCGCCATCTGCCACCTGGCCCGGCGTGGCGGCATCAAGTGCATCTCAGGGATCATCTACAAGGAGACCCACGGCGTGCTCAAGGTCTTCTTGGAGAATGTCATCCACGATGCAGTCACCTACACGGAGCATGCCAAGTGCAAGACGGTCATGGCCATGGATATGGTCTACACGCTCAAGTGCCAGGGCCGCACGCTCTACGGCTTCAGCAGCTGA